AGCGAGGGCCAAGGCGACGTCGTGGTGCTGCTGCCCGGCGGAGGGCTCAATGTCAGCTATATGGAAGGCGTGGCCCAGTCGTTGTCCAAGGCAGGTTATCGAGCTGTTCGCATCAATCCACAGGGAGCCGGCGCGAGCAAGGGTGCTGCAGATGCTGTGACCCTTCATGACCTGGCAGGCGATGTTGCAGGGGTCATTGAAGCCTTGGATGTAGGGCCGGTCCATGTTGCCGGGCATGCTTTCGGTAATCGAGTCGCTCGAATGCTTGCCGCCGATCATCCCGAATTGGTCCGAAGCGTGATTCTCCTGGCAGCGGGAGGGAAAGTGGCGGCCACTCCGGAAGCTGATGCCGCACTCGAGGTGGTCTTCAGCCCCACGGCCACAGACGAGGAGTACCTGGCGTCGATGAAATACATGGTGGGAGATCCGGAGGATACGGAGATTGCCGGAGAAGCCCTCAGGCGGAGTCGCGCTCCTGAAGCCGCTGCCATTCAGTTCAGGGCTGCGGCCACCGCCGACTTGGATGAATGGTGGGCACCTGCCGGAGAGATTCGTTATCTCGCTTTGCAGGGATCCCACGATCAGGCAGCCCCGCCAGAGAACGGGGTCTTGCTCCGAAAGGAGCTCGGAGACAGGGTTACCTTGGTGTCATTGAAGGGAGCAGGACACCTGATGCTGGTCACTCGACCCCAGGAGACGGCCAGAGAGATCGTGACCTTTCTGGAGTCACTTCGTGCACGCACGCACGAGAGGCCCAGGCTCGTTCTCCAGATCACCGTCGACCAGTTCCGGGGCGACCTGCCGACGCGCTACGCTGACCGGCTCGGCGAGGGTGGGTTGCGCTACCTGCTCGAGGAGGGCATTCACTACAACAACGCCCACCATGGCCATGCGAACACCGAGACCATCGTGGGCCATGTGACCCTGGCGACCGGCGCGCACCCCGCGGCCCACGGGATGATCGGCAACATCTGGTTCGACCGCAAGACCGGGGTCACGACCTACAACATCGAGGATCGCGACGAGCATCTTCTGACCGAGGGTGCGGACGTGGATGCCGATACCGAGATCGACCCCACGCAGAAAGCGGCCACCAGCGACGGCCGCTCGCCGCGGGCTATCCTGACGACCACTTTCTCCGACGAGTTGGCCTCGCTCACTGCCGGAAGAGCCAAGATCTTCGGCGTTTCGGTCAAGGATCGGGGAGCGGTGTCGATGGCGGGCCATACCGGCAAAGCCTTCTGGTTCTCCAAGGCCACCAACCAGTTCGTGACCAGCAGCTACTACTACGACGAATACCCCCAGTGGGTTGTCGACTGGAATGCCAGGAAAATCCCCGAAAGTTACGCAAAGACCGCCTGGGAGTTGTTGCATCCGATCGACACCTATCTCTTCGGCGACCAAGACGATCAGGAGTGGGAATTCGTGCTCGGCAGTTACGGCCGCACCTTCCCCCACGAGTTCACGACACCCGAGAACCCCTATTTCTCGACCTTCCTCACGATCAGCCCGGCGGGCGACGAGATGACCACGGACTTCGCGAAGACGGTCATCGCCGAGGAAGGGCTGGGGGATGACGACATCACCGACTACCTCGGTGTGAGCTATTCCGCCACCGACTACATCGGTCATTTCTTCGGGCCTTCGAGCCTCGAGGCCGAGGACAACATCCTGCGACTCGACCGGACGCTCGCGGATCTTTTCGCCTATGTGGATCGGGAGATCGGGCTCGAGAACACCCTGATCGTACTCTCCGCCGACCATGGCGGACCCGAGGCTCCGGGATATCTGGAGAGCATCGG
This sequence is a window from Acidobacteriota bacterium. Protein-coding genes within it:
- a CDS encoding alpha/beta fold hydrolase codes for the protein MKLADAKIEYFSEGQGDVVVLLPGGGLNVSYMEGVAQSLSKAGYRAVRINPQGAGASKGAADAVTLHDLAGDVAGVIEALDVGPVHVAGHAFGNRVARMLAADHPELVRSVILLAAGGKVAATPEADAALEVVFSPTATDEEYLASMKYMVGDPEDTEIAGEALRRSRAPEAAAIQFRAAATADLDEWWAPAGEIRYLALQGSHDQAAPPENGVLLRKELGDRVTLVSLKGAGHLMLVTRPQETAREIVTFLESLRARTHERPRLVLQITVDQFRGDLPTRYADRLGEGGLRYLLEEGIHYNNAHHGHANTETIVGHVTLATGAHPAAHGMIGNIWFDRKTGVTTYNIEDRDEHLLTEGADVDADTEIDPTQKAATSDGRSPRAILTTTFSDELASLTAGRAKIFGVSVKDRGAVSMAGHTGKAFWFSKATNQFVTSSYYYDEYPQWVVDWNARKIPESYAKTAWELLHPIDTYLFGDQDDQEWEFVLGSYGRTFPHEFTTPENPYFSTFLTISPAGDEMTTDFAKTVIAEEGLGDDDITDYLGVSYSATDYIGHFFGPSSLEAEDNILRLDRTLADLFAYVDREIGLENTLIVLSADHGGPEAPGYLESIGIPAGYVSPDEWDKGPVIARLKSKFGIRGQMIEGYDHPYLYLSNDIINDPDIDLAALETSIANELVAFRGVSYAIPSTSLERGTVPDNKLTQAVLNNYNAARSGNIYVVFNPGWFINDLDGLSVAVVHGSPWRYDTYVPILFAGSGIEPQKVSRRVHTVDVALTLATVIGTRPPSGAAGEVLLEVLGQ